From Hymenobacter sedentarius, a single genomic window includes:
- a CDS encoding AraC family transcriptional regulator, translating to MVWQEFTPSASLQNIVECYWAYEEPNPAAPRQHAVLPSPKPSIIVVLGQHEQPVVFESTSGQRITEGWMLGQVTDHRLSLRCARPASLFGVMFQPTGFYQLLGMSMAAAASMGPEQACAPRQFGEALTRRVQAATSPAERVAAAEELLLAQPVRPTPGTPVVEVVAAALRQRRGQVYADELARLAHLSRRQLERRFREAVGVSPKLFAEISRFARVFELLKEQPHTNWHDLAQACGYFDQAHFIREFRRFTEETPAAFFQHGRDADPLFGSA from the coding sequence ATGGTATGGCAGGAATTTACTCCATCGGCTTCCCTGCAAAATATAGTAGAGTGCTACTGGGCCTACGAAGAGCCGAACCCGGCTGCGCCCCGGCAGCACGCGGTGCTGCCCTCGCCCAAGCCGTCGATAATTGTGGTGCTGGGCCAGCACGAGCAGCCGGTGGTTTTCGAAAGCACCAGCGGCCAGCGCATTACAGAAGGCTGGATGCTGGGCCAGGTCACGGACCACCGCCTGAGCCTGCGTTGCGCCCGGCCGGCCAGTCTGTTTGGGGTCATGTTTCAGCCCACCGGGTTCTACCAGCTGCTGGGGATGTCCATGGCCGCCGCGGCGAGCATGGGGCCGGAGCAGGCATGTGCCCCGCGCCAGTTTGGCGAGGCCCTCACGCGCCGGGTGCAGGCCGCTACCAGCCCCGCCGAGCGCGTGGCCGCCGCCGAGGAACTGCTCCTGGCCCAACCGGTGCGGCCCACCCCCGGCACCCCGGTGGTGGAAGTGGTAGCGGCGGCCCTACGGCAGCGGCGCGGGCAGGTATACGCCGACGAGCTGGCCCGCCTGGCCCACCTGAGCCGGCGGCAGCTCGAGCGCCGGTTTCGCGAAGCGGTGGGCGTCTCGCCCAAGCTCTTCGCCGAGATTAGCCGCTTTGCCCGGGTATTTGAGCTGCTGAAGGAGCAGCCCCACACCAACTGGCATGACCTGGCCCAGGCCTGTGGGTACTTCGACCAGGCCCATTTCATCCGGGAGTTCCGGCGCTTCACGGAGGAAACACCCGCCGCCTTTTTTCAGCACGGCCGCGACGCGGACCCGCTGTTTGGGAGCGCCTGA
- a CDS encoding T9SS type A sorting domain-containing protein produces the protein MSNQSSFHIRGHNSDTVGCYGFVTSRPGGTKNPPGGAHWVVSWLLTLLLLAGFSSNVLAQVNCGFVTYTQGGYGSPAHGSNPGTLVQTRFASAFPSGLVIGCTGAGGHTLTLTTAAAVTAFLPSGSNPGALTQNYINPGHSYSSEFAGQLASLTLSVHFSSTNLGGAVITTGTFAGLTVNQLLVIANNVYGGCSTQYTLSQLNTILTAINEAYDEGHVSTLLSCCTVALGTPSITNVGCTGGSTGSFTIAATGGSGFMYALATVTGGTVGTYGTAQASGTFSNLAAGTYSVRVTAANGCTAVRQLTISQPLVSLGITTAAATNSSCTAAGSITVTATGGTAPYTYQLGSGSFGTSNVFTGLAPGTYTVTVRDASGCSVTRTNVSVLGVPGSNIVLALSNVVNATCTNNGSATLSATGGTAPYTFTLTNGATVLTSSTGAFTGLLPGTYQVLVRDANGCTATCAAIQITGTAAVIALTPTVTPANCFGTATGRVQLVATGGTAPYTFTFDGRPTNTTGLFVDVAAGTYPISVRDANGCTATGTVNVTQPAAIALTLSNVVNATCTTTGSATLGASGGTAPYTFRLTSGSTVFTNTTGVFTGLGAGLYQVLVTDARGCTATCAAIQINTSPPITLLSSTQVNVTCFGAANGSVRLTATGGTAPFTFTLDGLPTNTTGIFTGLAPGTYPISVRDANGCTATGTAVIITQPAAITLTLSNLANATCSASNGTATLTATGGTAPFTYTLTSGATVISNTTGIFSGLAAGTYQVLVTDARGCTATCAAIQINSTPAITSLTSTQLVNVNCFGTATGRVQLVAVGGTAPFTFTLGSRTPNSTGLFVDLAAGTYAASVRDANGCTASAVVVITQPVAALSLATASVVNATCSASNGSITLAATGGTAPYTYALDGLPTNSTGVFAGLPAGVYPASVTDARGCTFVLGNVTILGTPAIISLGSSQQVNVSCFGTATGSVRLTAVGGTAPYTYTLDALPSNTTGIFTGLAAGTYTTSVRDANGCIATGASVVITQPAALTGTFTATGIRCFGGSATLTGAITGGTPPYQVSVNGAQFVPAPVASGSISLPAGSYSVVVRDANLCTVSSQIVITQPAQVVASANTPVINCFGGTTTLTASAVGGTGAYQFSFNGDAFDGPSRVVGAGTYSIVARDANGCLSAAVTRVVAQPAALVVTLSNLVNGTCTTATGSATLSASGGTAPYVYQLSMGSTVVTSTTGIFTGLAAGTYAVLVTDARGCTATCAAIQINSIFANIVLTSTQTNVNCFGTNTGSFTVTATGGAAPYQYSVNGSAFGSSNTFSGLIAGTYNATARDINGCLGTTTVTITQPLTALAIATAVPSNAICTAANGSITVTATGGAGGFQYAINGGAFGSSNVFTGLAAGNYTVSVRDASACVVTSSTVTILGAPSPIVLTSVVTPVRCFGEANGSVQLAASGGAGPYVFTLDGRPSNSTGLFTGLAAGTYPISVTGAFGCVATGSVVISQPAQLVVTLSNLVNGTCTTATGSAQLTATGGTGPYTYTLTAGSTVITNTTGIFSGLAAGTYAVLVTDARGCTATCAAIQINSIFANIVVTTTQQNVTCFGTATGNFVISATGGTAPYQYSVNGTPFAEFNGFRNLLAGFYIVTVRDANGCLGNTSVTITQPLTALAITTVVPTNAICIAANGSITVTATGGTAPYQYSLNGAAFVPGNVFTGLAAGTYTVTVRDANGCIVTQSGVSILGSPSALVLASAVTPVRCFGEANGSVQLAASGGAGPYVFTLDGRPSNSTGLFTGLAAGTYPVSVTGAFGCVATGSVVISQPAQLVVTLSNLVNANCTAATGSAQLTATGGTGPYTYTLTNGATVISNTTGIFSGLVAGTYAVLVTDARGCTATCAAIQILGVPSIIALTPSVLNATCFGTATGRVQLTAVGGTAPYTFTFDGRASNSTGLFTDVAAGTYPILVRDANGCTASGTVVVGQPTQVVLANAVTNVTCFGANNGRVQLSATGGTGAYTFTLDGVSNASGLFIGLAPGTYPIAVRDANGCVATGSVAITQPAQLVVTLSNLVNGTCTTATGSAQLTATGGTGPYTYTLTSGSTVITNTTGIFTGLAAGTYAVLVTDARGCTATCAAIQINSIFANIVLTSTQVNVNCTGLNTGSFAITATGGTAPYSYSVNGGGFGSGNIFSNLVAGTYNVIVRDANGCTATRQIVITQPVIVLGIPTVDVINATCIGANGSITVNAAGGQGGYTYALDNGGFGTSNVFSGLAAGTYTVSVRDAGNCTVTRSNVAILGTPSTIVLASAVVSPVRCFGEANGSVQLTATGTGPFTFTLDGRPSNSTGLFTGLAAGTYPISVTGAFGCTATGSVTIAQPAPIVLTLSNLVNATCTTATGSAQLTATGGTAPFTYQLTNGSLVLTNSTGIFSGLAAGTYQVLVTDARGCTATCAAIEIRSIFANILVTSTQVNVSCFGANTGNFIVSATGGTAPYLVSVNGGAFGSANVFANLTAGTYNVTVRDANGCLGTTAVTILQPLAPVAIVASVSNAICTAANGSITVTATGGVGGYQFSLDGYSFSSSSVFAGLAPGTYTVTARDANGCIARANVTILGTPSPIVLTNAVTNVSCFGSNNGSVQLSATGTGPFVFTLTGRPSNGTGLFTGLAPGTYTASVTGAFGCTATTTVVISQPAVLGVTLSNLVNANCTTATGSAQLTATGGTGPYTYSLTMGSTVLTNNTGIFTGLAPGVYNVLVVDARGCTATCAAIQINSTFASIALTSTQVNVSCFGGNTGSFVITATGGTAPYSYQLGSGAFGSSNTFSNLTAGTYNVTVRDANGCTATRQVVITQPTQLVLSSTATNVTCFGANNGQVQLTATGGTGAYTFTLDGASNATGLFIGLAPGTYAIAVRDANNCTATATSVSITQPASALSVVFSATVNACSGTAGQASVSAVGGTAPYTYQLRVASTGVVVATSPVTSGSYNFTGLAANTYRLFVTDARGCTKECTTQLLITNACSSFSSTGSNGSSTANSADQIVVYPNPFKEKATVEFRVAEGEHYSLAIYDMVGRVVSRVAEGTGEANHTYQVVVGQGLEEGIYMMRLTLGNKVKSVRLHVQK, from the coding sequence ATGAGTAATCAATCCTCTTTTCACATACGTGGCCATAACTCCGATACAGTCGGGTGTTATGGCTTCGTCACATCCCGGCCGGGCGGGACAAAAAACCCACCCGGAGGGGCCCATTGGGTCGTCAGCTGGCTGCTCACGCTGCTGCTGCTGGCGGGCTTTAGCTCCAACGTGCTGGCCCAAGTCAATTGCGGGTTTGTGACCTACACGCAGGGCGGCTACGGCTCGCCGGCCCACGGGAGCAACCCGGGTACCCTGGTGCAGACCCGCTTCGCCAGTGCCTTCCCCAGTGGCCTCGTCATTGGGTGCACAGGCGCCGGTGGCCACACCCTTACCCTGACTACTGCGGCGGCGGTCACCGCCTTTTTGCCCTCGGGCAGCAACCCCGGCGCCCTGACCCAGAATTACATAAACCCGGGCCATAGCTATTCCAGCGAGTTTGCGGGCCAGCTGGCGTCCCTAACGCTGTCGGTTCACTTTTCGTCCACCAACCTGGGAGGTGCCGTCATCACGACGGGCACCTTTGCTGGTTTGACCGTGAACCAGCTGCTGGTTATCGCCAACAACGTGTACGGCGGGTGCTCTACCCAGTACACGCTTTCGCAGCTCAACACCATCCTCACGGCCATCAACGAGGCCTACGACGAGGGGCACGTCAGCACGCTGCTGAGCTGCTGCACCGTGGCGCTGGGCACCCCCAGCATCACCAACGTGGGTTGCACGGGCGGCAGCACGGGTAGCTTCACCATTGCCGCTACCGGTGGCTCGGGCTTCATGTACGCCCTGGCTACCGTGACCGGTGGTACGGTGGGCACCTACGGCACCGCGCAGGCTTCGGGCACGTTCTCGAACCTGGCCGCCGGCACCTACAGCGTCCGCGTCACGGCCGCCAACGGCTGCACGGCGGTTCGCCAGCTCACCATCAGCCAGCCGCTGGTGTCCTTGGGCATCACCACGGCCGCGGCCACCAACTCCAGCTGCACGGCAGCGGGTAGCATCACGGTAACGGCCACGGGCGGCACGGCTCCCTACACGTACCAGCTGGGCAGCGGCTCGTTTGGCACGAGCAACGTCTTCACCGGCCTGGCTCCAGGCACCTACACCGTCACCGTTCGTGACGCCAGCGGCTGCTCGGTTACCCGCACCAACGTTTCCGTGCTGGGCGTGCCCGGCAGCAACATCGTTTTGGCGCTCTCGAACGTGGTGAATGCCACCTGCACCAACAACGGCTCGGCCACGCTGAGCGCTACCGGCGGCACGGCTCCCTACACCTTCACGCTGACCAACGGCGCCACGGTGCTGACTAGCTCAACCGGTGCCTTCACTGGCCTGCTGCCCGGCACCTACCAGGTGCTGGTGCGCGATGCCAACGGCTGCACCGCTACCTGCGCTGCCATCCAAATCACTGGCACAGCGGCCGTCATTGCCCTGACTCCCACGGTAACCCCAGCCAACTGCTTCGGCACGGCTACGGGCCGGGTGCAGCTGGTGGCTACCGGCGGCACGGCTCCCTACACGTTCACCTTCGACGGCCGGCCCACCAACACCACGGGCCTGTTTGTAGACGTAGCCGCCGGCACATACCCCATCTCGGTGCGGGACGCCAACGGCTGCACGGCCACTGGCACGGTGAATGTTACGCAGCCCGCTGCGATTGCGCTGACGCTCTCGAACGTGGTAAATGCGACCTGCACCACCACGGGCTCGGCCACGCTGGGCGCTAGCGGCGGCACGGCTCCCTACACCTTCCGGCTGACTTCAGGCAGCACGGTGTTCACCAACACCACCGGTGTCTTCACCGGCCTGGGCGCTGGCCTCTACCAGGTATTGGTAACCGATGCGCGCGGCTGCACGGCCACTTGCGCCGCTATCCAAATCAACACCTCGCCGCCCATTACCCTGCTCTCTTCCACGCAGGTTAACGTGACTTGCTTCGGCGCCGCCAACGGCAGCGTTCGGCTCACGGCCACGGGTGGCACGGCTCCCTTCACCTTCACGCTGGATGGCCTGCCCACCAACACCACCGGTATTTTCACCGGCCTGGCGCCGGGCACGTACCCCATTTCGGTGCGCGATGCCAACGGCTGCACGGCCACCGGCACGGCGGTCATCATCACGCAGCCCGCTGCCATTACCCTGACCCTGTCGAACCTGGCGAATGCTACCTGCAGCGCTTCGAATGGCACGGCCACGCTGACGGCTACCGGTGGCACGGCTCCGTTCACTTACACGCTCACTTCGGGCGCTACGGTGATTAGCAACACGACGGGTATCTTCTCGGGTCTGGCTGCTGGCACCTATCAGGTACTCGTAACCGACGCTCGCGGCTGCACCGCTACCTGCGCTGCCATCCAAATCAACAGCACCCCCGCCATTACCTCGCTCACCTCCACGCAGCTGGTCAATGTGAACTGCTTCGGCACGGCCACGGGCCGGGTGCAGTTGGTGGCAGTGGGCGGCACGGCTCCCTTCACCTTCACCTTAGGCAGCCGGACCCCAAACAGCACGGGCTTGTTTGTTGACCTGGCCGCTGGCACGTACGCCGCTTCGGTGCGCGACGCCAACGGCTGCACGGCTTCGGCCGTGGTGGTTATCACGCAGCCAGTAGCGGCCCTTTCCCTGGCCACGGCTAGCGTGGTGAACGCCACCTGCAGCGCCAGCAACGGCTCTATTACCCTGGCCGCTACCGGCGGCACGGCTCCCTACACCTACGCCCTGGACGGCCTGCCCACCAACTCGACCGGTGTGTTCGCCGGCCTGCCTGCTGGTGTGTACCCCGCTTCGGTAACGGATGCCCGGGGCTGCACTTTCGTGCTGGGCAACGTGACCATCCTGGGCACGCCGGCCATCATCTCGCTGGGTTCTAGCCAGCAGGTAAACGTGAGCTGCTTCGGCACGGCTACTGGCAGCGTTCGGCTGACGGCAGTAGGCGGCACGGCTCCCTACACCTACACGCTGGATGCGCTGCCTTCCAACACCACCGGTATCTTCACCGGTCTGGCAGCTGGCACCTACACCACGTCGGTACGTGACGCCAATGGCTGCATCGCCACGGGCGCTTCTGTTGTTATCACGCAGCCGGCTGCTCTGACGGGTACGTTCACCGCCACCGGCATCAGATGCTTCGGTGGTTCGGCTACCCTAACTGGTGCTATCACGGGGGGTACGCCTCCTTACCAGGTTTCGGTCAACGGCGCGCAGTTCGTTCCGGCTCCGGTAGCTTCCGGCTCCATCTCGCTCCCCGCTGGCTCTTACAGCGTGGTAGTGCGCGATGCCAACCTCTGCACGGTTTCGAGTCAAATCGTAATCACGCAGCCCGCGCAAGTGGTGGCCTCGGCTAACACGCCCGTCATCAACTGCTTCGGCGGCACGACGACGCTGACGGCCTCGGCCGTGGGCGGCACGGGCGCTTACCAGTTCTCCTTCAACGGCGACGCCTTCGACGGCCCCAGCCGGGTAGTGGGCGCGGGCACCTACAGCATCGTGGCCCGCGACGCCAACGGCTGCCTCTCGGCCGCCGTAACGCGCGTGGTAGCACAGCCTGCTGCACTGGTTGTAACGCTCTCGAACCTGGTGAACGGCACCTGCACTACCGCCACGGGCTCGGCTACGCTGAGCGCTAGCGGCGGCACGGCTCCCTATGTGTATCAATTGAGCATGGGCAGCACGGTGGTAACGAGCACGACCGGCATCTTCACTGGTTTGGCTGCTGGCACTTATGCGGTTCTGGTGACGGATGCTCGCGGCTGCACGGCCACTTGCGCTGCCATCCAAATCAACAGCATCTTCGCCAACATCGTCCTGACCTCGACGCAAACGAACGTGAACTGCTTCGGCACGAACACGGGCAGCTTCACGGTTACGGCCACGGGTGGCGCAGCTCCCTATCAGTACTCGGTGAACGGTTCGGCCTTCGGCTCGAGCAACACGTTCAGCGGCCTGATTGCTGGCACGTACAACGCTACGGCACGGGACATAAACGGCTGCTTGGGCACCACCACGGTGACCATCACCCAGCCGCTGACCGCCCTGGCCATTGCCACGGCCGTTCCTTCCAACGCTATCTGCACGGCTGCTAATGGCAGCATTACCGTAACCGCTACCGGCGGGGCCGGTGGGTTCCAGTACGCCATCAACGGTGGTGCTTTCGGCTCGAGCAACGTATTTACCGGCCTGGCTGCCGGCAACTACACTGTATCGGTCCGGGACGCCAGCGCCTGCGTCGTAACCAGCTCCACTGTCACCATCCTGGGCGCACCCAGCCCAATTGTCCTCACTTCGGTGGTGACTCCGGTTCGCTGCTTCGGCGAAGCCAACGGCAGCGTTCAATTGGCCGCTAGCGGCGGCGCTGGTCCGTATGTCTTCACCCTTGACGGCCGCCCGAGCAACAGCACGGGCCTGTTCACGGGCCTGGCCGCTGGTACCTATCCCATCTCGGTAACGGGCGCCTTCGGCTGCGTGGCTACCGGCTCGGTGGTTATCTCGCAACCTGCTCAACTGGTGGTGACGCTCTCCAACCTGGTGAACGGCACCTGCACCACGGCTACCGGCTCAGCTCAACTGACCGCAACCGGTGGCACGGGTCCTTACACCTACACGCTGACTGCGGGTAGCACGGTAATTACCAACACCACCGGCATCTTCTCCGGCCTGGCTGCGGGCACGTATGCTGTCTTGGTAACGGATGCCCGCGGCTGCACGGCCACGTGTGCCGCCATCCAAATCAACAGCATCTTCGCCAACATCGTGGTGACCACGACGCAGCAAAACGTAACCTGCTTCGGCACGGCTACGGGCAACTTCGTTATCTCGGCCACGGGCGGCACGGCTCCCTATCAGTACTCGGTGAACGGTACGCCCTTCGCGGAGTTCAACGGCTTCCGCAACCTGCTGGCCGGCTTCTACATTGTGACGGTGCGCGACGCTAACGGCTGCCTGGGCAACACTTCGGTGACCATCACGCAGCCGCTGACGGCGCTGGCCATTACTACTGTAGTGCCAACTAACGCCATCTGCATTGCTGCCAATGGCAGCATCACCGTAACCGCCACGGGCGGCACGGCTCCCTACCAATACTCGCTTAATGGGGCGGCATTCGTTCCCGGAAACGTGTTCACTGGTCTGGCTGCTGGCACGTACACCGTCACCGTCCGCGACGCCAATGGCTGCATCGTAACCCAGAGCGGCGTTTCCATCCTGGGCTCGCCCAGCGCGCTGGTGCTGGCTTCGGCTGTAACTCCGGTTCGCTGCTTCGGCGAAGCCAACGGCAGCGTTCAATTGGCCGCTAGCGGCGGCGCTGGTCCGTATGTCTTCACCCTCGACGGCCGCCCGAGCAACAGCACGGGCCTGTTCACGGGCCTGGCCGCGGGCACGTACCCCGTATCGGTAACCGGCGCCTTCGGCTGCGTGGCTACCGGCTCGGTGGTTATCTCGCAACCTGCTCAACTGGTGGTGACGCTCTCCAACCTGGTGAATGCCAACTGCACGGCGGCTACCGGTTCGGCTCAGCTGACCGCCACGGGCGGCACGGGTCCCTACACCTACACGCTGACCAACGGCGCGACGGTGATTAGCAACACGACCGGCATCTTCTCCGGCCTCGTGGCTGGCACGTATGCGGTTCTGGTAACGGATGCTCGCGGCTGCACGGCCACGTGCGCTGCTATCCAAATCCTGGGTGTACCGTCCATCATTGCCCTCACGCCTTCCGTCCTCAACGCTACCTGCTTCGGCACGGCAACGGGCCGGGTACAGCTGACGGCAGTAGGCGGCACGGCTCCCTACACGTTCACCTTCGACGGCCGCGCTTCCAACAGCACGGGCTTGTTTACGGACGTAGCCGCTGGCACGTACCCCATCCTGGTGCGTGACGCCAACGGCTGCACCGCTTCGGGTACGGTAGTGGTTGGCCAGCCCACGCAGGTGGTGCTTGCCAATGCGGTGACCAACGTGACCTGCTTCGGCGCTAACAACGGTCGGGTTCAGCTCTCCGCTACCGGTGGTACGGGTGCTTACACCTTCACCCTGGACGGTGTCAGCAACGCTTCGGGCCTGTTCATCGGCCTGGCTCCCGGCACCTACCCCATCGCCGTGCGCGATGCCAACGGCTGCGTGGCTACCGGCTCGGTGGCCATCACGCAGCCCGCTCAACTGGTGGTGACGCTCTCCAACCTGGTGAACGGCACCTGCACCACGGCTACCGGCTCAGCTCAACTGACCGCCACCGGCGGCACGGGTCCTTACACCTACACGCTGACTTCGGGTAGCACGGTGATTACCAACACCACCGGCATCTTCACTGGGCTGGCTGCTGGCACTTATGCTGTCTTGGTAACGGATGCTCGCGGCTGCACGGCCACTTGCGCCGCCATCCAAATCAACAGCATCTTCGCCAACATCGTCCTGACCTCGACGCAAGTGAACGTGAACTGCACCGGCCTGAATACCGGCAGCTTCGCAATCACGGCCACGGGTGGTACGGCTCCCTATAGCTACTCGGTGAACGGCGGCGGCTTCGGCAGCGGCAACATCTTTAGCAACCTGGTAGCTGGCACCTACAACGTGATTGTTCGCGACGCCAACGGCTGCACGGCCACGCGTCAGATTGTTATCACGCAGCCGGTTATTGTGCTGGGCATCCCCACGGTAGATGTAATCAATGCTACCTGCATCGGTGCTAACGGCAGCATCACTGTGAATGCTGCTGGTGGCCAGGGTGGCTACACCTACGCTCTCGACAACGGCGGCTTCGGCACGAGCAATGTGTTCAGCGGCCTGGCTGCTGGTACCTACACGGTATCGGTACGCGACGCTGGCAACTGCACCGTGACGCGCTCGAACGTGGCCATCCTGGGCACGCCGAGCACCATCGTACTCGCTTCGGCAGTAGTGTCTCCGGTACGTTGCTTCGGCGAAGCCAATGGCAGCGTGCAGCTCACGGCCACGGGCACGGGTCCCTTCACCTTCACCCTCGACGGCCGCCCGAGCAACAGCACGGGCCTGTTCACGGGTCTGGCGGCTGGTACCTATCCCATCTCGGTAACCGGCGCCTTCGGCTGCACGGCTACGGGCTCGGTGACCATCGCGCAGCCGGCGCCCATCGTGCTGACGCTGTCGAACCTGGTGAATGCTACGTGCACCACCGCTACCGGCTCGGCTCAGCTGACGGCTACCGGCGGCACGGCTCCGTTCACGTACCAGTTGACCAACGGCAGCCTCGTGCTGACGAACTCGACCGGTATCTTCTCGGGCTTGGCTGCTGGCACCTATCAGGTGCTCGTAACCGACGCTCGCGGCTGCACGGCTACGTGTGCCGCTATCGAAATCCGCAGCATCTTCGCCAACATCCTGGTGACTTCGACGCAAGTGAACGTGAGCTGCTTCGGCGCCAACACGGGCAACTTCATCGTATCGGCCACGGGTGGTACCGCTCCTTATCTGGTATCGGTAAACGGCGGTGCTTTCGGCTCGGCAAACGTGTTTGCTAACCTGACCGCCGGCACCTACAACGTGACGGTGCGCGATGCCAACGGCTGCCTGGGCACCACTGCGGTGACCATCTTGCAACCACTGGCTCCTGTTGCTATCGTCGCTTCGGTAAGCAACGCCATCTGCACGGCAGCTAACGGCAGCATCACCGTAACCGCTACGGGCGGGGTTGGTGGCTACCAGTTCTCTCTCGACGGCTACTCGTTCAGCTCGAGCAGCGTGTTCGCGGGCCTGGCCCCTGGCACCTACACGGTGACCGCACGTGATGCTAACGGCTGCATAGCCCGCGCCAACGTGACCATCCTCGGTACGCCCAGCCCAATTGTGCTGACCAATGCGGTGACCAACGTGAGCTGCTTTGGCTCGAACAATGGCAGCGTACAGCTCTCGGCTACGGGCACGGGTCCGTTCGTCTTCACCCTCACCGGCCGTCCCAGCAATGGTACGGGTCTGTTCACGGGCTTGGCCCCGGGTACTTACACGGCGTCGGTAACGGGTGCCTTCGGCTGCACGGCTACCACTACGGTCGTTATCTCGCAACCAGCGGTGCTGGGCGTGACGCTCTCGAACCTGGTGAACGCCAACTGCACCACCGCCACCGGCTCAGCGCAACTGACCGCAACGGGTGGCACGGGCCCCTACACTTACTCGTTGACGATGGGCAGCACGGTGCTGACCAACAACACGGGTATCTTCACGGGCCTGGCTCCGGGTGTCTACAATGTGCTGGTGGTTGACGCTCGCGGCTGCACGGCCACTTGCGCTGCTATCCAAATCAATAGCACCTTCGCCAGCATCGCCCTGACCTCGACCCAGGTGAACGTGAGCTGCTTCGGCGGCAACACGGGCAGCTTCGTCATCACGGCCACGGGCGGCACGGCTCCCTACAGCTATCAGTTGGGCAGCGGAGCCTTTGGCTCGAGCAACACGTTCAGCAACCTGACCGCCGGCACCTACAACGTGACGGTACGGGATGCCAACGGCTGCACGGCCACGCGCCAAGTTGTTATCACGCAGCCCACGCAGCTCGTGCTGAGCTCTACGGCCACGAACGTGACTTGCTTCGGTGCTAACAACGGCCAGGTACAACTCACTGCTACCGGTGGTACAGGGGCTTATACCTTCACGCTGGATGGTGCTAGCAACGCAACGGGCCTGTTCATCGGCCTGGCTCCCGGCACCTACGCCATCGCAGTGCGCGATGCCAACAACTGCACGGCTACGGCCACGTCAGTGAGCATCACGCAGCCTGCATCGGCTCTGAGTGTCGTGTTCTCGGCCACGGTGAATGCCTGCAGCGGCACCGCCGGACAAGCTTCGGTGAGCGCAGTAGGCGGTACGGCTCCGTACACCTATCAGCTCCGCGTTGCCTCCACGGGTGTAGTAGTTGCTACTTCGCCGGTTACGTCGGGTAGCTACAACTTCACGGGCTTGGCCGCGAATACGTATCGGTTGTTTGTAACCGATGCTCGTGGCTGCACCAAGGAGTGCACGACGCAACTGCTCATCACCAACGCCTGCTCGTCCTTCAGCAGCACCGGCAGCAATGGCTCGTCGACTGCTAACTCGGCCGACCAGATTGTGGTGTACCCGAACCCCTTCAAAGAGAAGGCAACGGTTGAGTTCCGTGTAGCCGAAGGTGAGCACTACTCGCTCGCCATCTACGACATGGTAGGTCGCGTGGTGAGCCGCGTAGCCGAAGGCACGGGCGAAGCCAACCACACCTATCAGGTGGTGGTAGGCCAAGGCCTGGAAGAAGGCATCTACATGATGCGTCTGACCCTCGGCAACAAAGTGAAATCGGTCCGTCTCCACGTACAGAAGTAA
- a CDS encoding helix-turn-helix domain-containing protein yields MECEEFTPAASLQNIVECYWNFEEAGSATPLLHPVLPSPKPSIIVVLGKPNHPVTCEGANGECIEESWMLGQVTDHRLNLRCARPASLFGVMFQPTGFYQLFGMSIVVAASMGTEQECAPRQFGEALTRRVQAATSPAECVAAAEELLLAQLSRRRATPAIEEVAKALRQRRGQVCVDELARLAHLSRRQLERRFREAVGVSPKLFAEISRFAQVFQLLKEQPDANWQDVTHACGYFDQAHFIREFRRFTEETPTAFFQQSREINRVFWGR; encoded by the coding sequence ATGGAATGTGAAGAATTTACTCCAGCAGCCTCGCTGCAAAACATAGTAGAGTGCTATTGGAATTTCGAAGAGGCCGGCTCGGCTACGCCGCTGCTTCACCCCGTTCTGCCCTCGCCCAAGCCCTCTATTATCGTGGTGCTGGGCAAGCCCAACCACCCGGTGACCTGTGAGGGCGCCAACGGCGAATGCATTGAGGAAAGCTGGATGCTGGGCCAGGTCACCGACCACCGGCTCAACCTGCGCTGCGCCCGGCCGGCCAGCCTGTTTGGGGTCATGTTTCAGCCCACCGGGTTTTACCAGCTGTTCGGCATGTCCATCGTGGTGGCGGCGAGCATGGGGACGGAGCAGGAATGTGCCCCGCGGCAGTTTGGCGAGGCCCTCACGCGCCGGGTGCAGGCCGCTACCAGCCCCGCCGAGTGCGTGGCCGCCGCCGAAGAGCTGCTTCTGGCCCAATTGAGCCGCCGCCGCGCCACCCCCGCCATCGAAGAAGTGGCCAAAGCCCTGCGGCAGCGGCGCGGGCAAGTGTGTGTTGATGAGCTGGCCCGCCTGGCCCACCTGAGCCGGCGGCAGCTCGAGCGCCGGTTTCGGGAAGCGGTGGGCGTTTCGCCCAAGCTTTTTGCCGAAATCAGCCGCTTCGCGCAGGTATTTCAGCTGTTGAAGGAGCAGCCCGATGCCAACTGGCAGGACGTGACCCACGCCTGCGGCTACTTCGACCAGGCCCACTTCATCCGGGAGTTCCGGCGCTTCACGGAGGAAACCCCAACTGCTTTTTTTCAGCAATCCCGCGAAATTAATCGGGTTTTTTGGGGCCGCTAG